One region of Glycine max cultivar Williams 82 chromosome 9, Glycine_max_v4.0, whole genome shotgun sequence genomic DNA includes:
- the LOC100808181 gene encoding SPX domain-containing membrane protein At4g22990 isoform X1, whose amino-acid sequence MVAFGKKLKDRQIQEWQGYYINYKLMKKRVKQYAQQIQLGTLDRRHVLKDFSRMLDNQIEKIVLFLLEQQGLLACQITKLGEQRDALQEEPEISKIIELREAYRALGQDLLKLLFFVEINAIGLRKILKKFDKRFGYRFTDYYVKTRANHPYSQLQQVFKHVGLGAVVGALSRNLHDLQDRQGSYLSIYDQPTLPLQDPVVDSINAAVDRLTNSTNFLNFLGQHALIMHEELPSPSEEHVDDQRYHFMSLLLNLANTFLYMVNTYIIVPTADDYSMSLGAAPTVCGIVIGAMAVAQVFSSVYFSAWSNKSYFRPLVFSSIVLFLGNILYALAYDVSSIWILLIGRLLCGFGSARAVNRRYISDCVPLKIRMQASAGFVSASALGMACGPALAGILQINFKISKLTFNQNTLPGWVMAVAWLIYLVWLWITFKEPAREAEEDHTPHQSNDEVNNALEKGLKQPLLISSENKVDEDADQDCDDSEEAPEESRQPVNSIVMAYRLLTPSVKVQLLIYFMLKYVMEILLSESSVVTTYYFNWSTSTVAVFLACLGLTVLPVNIVVGSYISNMFQDRQILLASEIMVLIGVLLSFQVIIPYSEPQYICSGLLLFVSAEVLEGVNLSLLSRVMSSRLSRGTYNGGLLSTEAGTLARVVADATITLAGYVHQSMLLNVTLLPSLFICVTSILATCFTYNSLY is encoded by the exons ATGGTTGCCTTTGGGAAGAAGTTGAAAGACAGACAAATTCAAGAATGGCAAGG ATATTACATAAACTACAAACTCATGAAGAAACGAGTGAAGCAGTATGCCCAACAAATTCAACTTGGAACACTAGATCGGCGACATGTACTCAAGGATTTCTCACGAATGCTGGATAATCag ATTGAGAAGATTGTCCTTTTCCTGCTGGAGCAACAAGGGCTCTTGGCGTGCCAGATAACAAAGCTTGGAGAACAGCGCGATGCTCTTCAGGAGGAGCCTGAAATAAgcaaaataattgaattacGAGAAGCTTATAGAGCATTGGGACAAGATCTATTAAAGCTTCTCTTTTTTGTGGAGATCAATGCTATTGGTTTGCGCAAGATATTGAAGAAGTTTGATAAACGCTTTGGCTATAGATTCACAGATTACTATGTCAAAACTCGTGCAAATCATCCTTACTCCCAGCTGCAACAAGTGTTCAAGCATGTG GGATTGGGAGCTGTTGTGGGAGCCTTATCTCGCAATCTTCATGATCTTCAAGACCGTCAAGGGAGCTACTTATCAATTTATGATCAGCCTACGCTTCCCCTTCAG GATCCAGTCGTTGATTCAATAAATGCAGCTGTTGATAGGTTAACCAACTCGACAAACTTCCTTAACTTTTTGGGGCAGCATGCACTCATTATGCATGAAGAGCTGCCTAGCCCTTCTGAGGAACATGTTGATGATCAACGATACCATTTTATGTCTCTTCTCCTGAACCTGgcaaacacatttttatatatGGTCAATACATATATTATTGTCCCAACAGCAGATGACTATTCTATGAGCCTTGGGGCCGCGCCAACAGTTTGTGGGATTGTGATTGGGGCAATGGCTGTTGCACAAGTGTTTTCATCAGTGTATTTTAGTGCATGGTCAAACAAGTCATACTTTAGGCCTCTTGTATTCAGTAGCATAGTTCTTTTTCTTGGAAATATCTTGTATGCATTGGCATATGATGTTAGTTCAATATGGATTCTCTTAATTGGTCGTCTTTTATGTGG ATTTGGTTCTGCCAGAGCTGTTAACCGGCGTTATATCAGTGATTGTGTGCCATTAAAAATTCGCATGCAAGCATCAGCAGGTTTTGTTAGTGCTAGTGCTCTTGGAATGGCTTGTGGTCCTGCATTAGCTGGCATActgcaaattaattttaaaatttccaaGCTTACATTTAATCAGAACACCTTGCCTGGGTGGGTTATGGCTGTTGCTTGGCTGATATATCTTGTATGGTTGTGGATCACTTTTAAGGAACCCGCTCGTGAAGCTGAAGAGGATCACACACCACATCAATCAAATGATG AAGTAAACAATGCACTTGAAAAAGGCTTAAAACAACCATTGCTGATTAGTTCAGAGAATAAGGTAGATGAAGATGCCGACCAAGATTGTGATGATAGCGAAGAAGCCCCAGAGGAGTCTCGCCAGCCAGTGAATTCAATTGTAATGGCATACAGACTCCTTACACCTTCTGTAAAG GTTCAATTATTGATATATTTCATGCTCAAATATGTAATGGAGATTTTGCTATCGGAATCTAGTGTCGTTACAACATACTACTTCAACTGGTCAACAAGCACAGTTGCAGTTTTTCTTGCTTGCCTTGGCCTGACAGTTCTTCCTGTAAACATTGTTGTTGGAAGCTATATAAGCAACATGTTCCAGGACAG GCAAATTCTGTTGGCATCAGAAATTATGGTTCTCATAGGTGTTCTACTGAGTTTTCAAGTAATCATTCCATATTCTGAGCCACAATACATCTGTTCGGGTCTCCTTTTATTTGTTTCTGCCGAAGTACTTGAAG GTGTCAACTTGTCACTGCTTTCGCGAGTAATGTCATCGAGGCTTTCTCGTGGAACCTACAATGGTGGACTTTTGTCTACGGAGGCTGGGACTCTTGCTAGGGTGGTTGCTGATGCAACTATTACCCTTGCCGGGTACGTTCATCAGAGTATGCTCCTTAATGTGACCCTCCTTCCTTCACTCTTCATCTGTGTAACTTCCATCCTTGCAACCTGCTTTACCTACAATTCTTTATATTGA
- the LOC100808181 gene encoding SPX domain-containing membrane protein At4g22990 isoform X2 → MVAFGKKLKDRQIQEWQGYYINYKLMKKRVKQYAQQIQLGTLDRRHVLKDFSRMLDNQIEKIVLFLLEQQGLLACQITKLGEQRDALQEEPEISKIIELREAYRALGQDLLKLLFFVEINAIGLRKILKKFDKRFGYRFTDYYVKTRANHPYSQLQQVFKHVGLGAVVGALSRNLHDLQDRQGSYLSIYDQPTLPLQDPVVDSINAAVDRLTNSTNFLNFLGQHALIMHEELPSPSEEHVDDQRYHFMSLLLNLANTFLYMVNTYIIVPTADDYSMSLGAAPTVCGIVIGAMAVAQVFSSVYFSAWSNKSYFRPLVFSSIVLFLGNILYALAYDVSSIWILLIGRLLCGFGSARAVNRRYISDCVPLKIRMQASAGFVSASALGMACGPALAGILQINFKISKLTFNQNTLPGWVMAVAWLIYLVWLWITFKEPAREAEEDHTPHQSNDVNNALEKGLKQPLLISSENKVDEDADQDCDDSEEAPEESRQPVNSIVMAYRLLTPSVKVQLLIYFMLKYVMEILLSESSVVTTYYFNWSTSTVAVFLACLGLTVLPVNIVVGSYISNMFQDRQILLASEIMVLIGVLLSFQVIIPYSEPQYICSGLLLFVSAEVLEGVNLSLLSRVMSSRLSRGTYNGGLLSTEAGTLARVVADATITLAGYVHQSMLLNVTLLPSLFICVTSILATCFTYNSLY, encoded by the exons ATGGTTGCCTTTGGGAAGAAGTTGAAAGACAGACAAATTCAAGAATGGCAAGG ATATTACATAAACTACAAACTCATGAAGAAACGAGTGAAGCAGTATGCCCAACAAATTCAACTTGGAACACTAGATCGGCGACATGTACTCAAGGATTTCTCACGAATGCTGGATAATCag ATTGAGAAGATTGTCCTTTTCCTGCTGGAGCAACAAGGGCTCTTGGCGTGCCAGATAACAAAGCTTGGAGAACAGCGCGATGCTCTTCAGGAGGAGCCTGAAATAAgcaaaataattgaattacGAGAAGCTTATAGAGCATTGGGACAAGATCTATTAAAGCTTCTCTTTTTTGTGGAGATCAATGCTATTGGTTTGCGCAAGATATTGAAGAAGTTTGATAAACGCTTTGGCTATAGATTCACAGATTACTATGTCAAAACTCGTGCAAATCATCCTTACTCCCAGCTGCAACAAGTGTTCAAGCATGTG GGATTGGGAGCTGTTGTGGGAGCCTTATCTCGCAATCTTCATGATCTTCAAGACCGTCAAGGGAGCTACTTATCAATTTATGATCAGCCTACGCTTCCCCTTCAG GATCCAGTCGTTGATTCAATAAATGCAGCTGTTGATAGGTTAACCAACTCGACAAACTTCCTTAACTTTTTGGGGCAGCATGCACTCATTATGCATGAAGAGCTGCCTAGCCCTTCTGAGGAACATGTTGATGATCAACGATACCATTTTATGTCTCTTCTCCTGAACCTGgcaaacacatttttatatatGGTCAATACATATATTATTGTCCCAACAGCAGATGACTATTCTATGAGCCTTGGGGCCGCGCCAACAGTTTGTGGGATTGTGATTGGGGCAATGGCTGTTGCACAAGTGTTTTCATCAGTGTATTTTAGTGCATGGTCAAACAAGTCATACTTTAGGCCTCTTGTATTCAGTAGCATAGTTCTTTTTCTTGGAAATATCTTGTATGCATTGGCATATGATGTTAGTTCAATATGGATTCTCTTAATTGGTCGTCTTTTATGTGG ATTTGGTTCTGCCAGAGCTGTTAACCGGCGTTATATCAGTGATTGTGTGCCATTAAAAATTCGCATGCAAGCATCAGCAGGTTTTGTTAGTGCTAGTGCTCTTGGAATGGCTTGTGGTCCTGCATTAGCTGGCATActgcaaattaattttaaaatttccaaGCTTACATTTAATCAGAACACCTTGCCTGGGTGGGTTATGGCTGTTGCTTGGCTGATATATCTTGTATGGTTGTGGATCACTTTTAAGGAACCCGCTCGTGAAGCTGAAGAGGATCACACACCACATCAATCAAATGATG TAAACAATGCACTTGAAAAAGGCTTAAAACAACCATTGCTGATTAGTTCAGAGAATAAGGTAGATGAAGATGCCGACCAAGATTGTGATGATAGCGAAGAAGCCCCAGAGGAGTCTCGCCAGCCAGTGAATTCAATTGTAATGGCATACAGACTCCTTACACCTTCTGTAAAG GTTCAATTATTGATATATTTCATGCTCAAATATGTAATGGAGATTTTGCTATCGGAATCTAGTGTCGTTACAACATACTACTTCAACTGGTCAACAAGCACAGTTGCAGTTTTTCTTGCTTGCCTTGGCCTGACAGTTCTTCCTGTAAACATTGTTGTTGGAAGCTATATAAGCAACATGTTCCAGGACAG GCAAATTCTGTTGGCATCAGAAATTATGGTTCTCATAGGTGTTCTACTGAGTTTTCAAGTAATCATTCCATATTCTGAGCCACAATACATCTGTTCGGGTCTCCTTTTATTTGTTTCTGCCGAAGTACTTGAAG GTGTCAACTTGTCACTGCTTTCGCGAGTAATGTCATCGAGGCTTTCTCGTGGAACCTACAATGGTGGACTTTTGTCTACGGAGGCTGGGACTCTTGCTAGGGTGGTTGCTGATGCAACTATTACCCTTGCCGGGTACGTTCATCAGAGTATGCTCCTTAATGTGACCCTCCTTCCTTCACTCTTCATCTGTGTAACTTCCATCCTTGCAACCTGCTTTACCTACAATTCTTTATATTGA